The Lysobacterales bacterium genome includes a window with the following:
- the mltB gene encoding lytic murein transglycosylase B — translation MPRMTRTLLAVFLSASTTLAAAPLPGQDAFVAEVAAETGMAPALIEAVLAGARKQQSILDAISRPAEAKPWRDYRPIFLTQARIDGGRRFMREHRDLLARTEAATGVPAEVVTAIIGVETSYGAITGRHRVLDALVTLGFHYPPRADFFRSELKHLFHLVREEEHLDIRELRGSYAGAMGWGQFIPSSYRAYAVDGDGDGRRDLFDSLPDIVASVANYFVAHGWERDGLVTLPARSGPDTRPFERDGLRLNTTLGGLRELGWRVDHEGGDGLAATLLRLDGASGEEHWVLFNNFYVITRYNRSPLYAMAVHQLTQALAAPGVSGAP, via the coding sequence ATGCCACGCATGACCCGAACCCTGTTGGCCGTCTTTCTGTCCGCATCGACGACGCTCGCCGCCGCACCGCTCCCGGGCCAGGATGCCTTCGTGGCCGAAGTGGCCGCCGAAACCGGCATGGCACCTGCACTGATCGAGGCGGTGCTCGCCGGCGCCCGCAAGCAGCAATCGATCCTGGATGCCATTTCGCGACCGGCCGAGGCCAAGCCCTGGCGCGACTACCGGCCGATCTTCCTGACCCAGGCCCGGATCGACGGCGGTCGCCGGTTCATGCGCGAGCACCGCGATCTCCTGGCCCGCACCGAGGCGGCGACCGGCGTGCCCGCGGAGGTGGTGACCGCGATCATCGGCGTCGAGACCAGCTACGGCGCCATCACCGGCCGCCACCGGGTGCTCGACGCCCTGGTGACGCTGGGCTTCCATTACCCGCCCCGCGCCGACTTCTTCCGGTCCGAGCTGAAGCACCTGTTCCACCTGGTCCGCGAAGAGGAACATCTGGACATCCGGGAGTTGCGAGGATCCTATGCGGGCGCCATGGGCTGGGGCCAGTTCATCCCCTCCAGCTACCGGGCCTATGCAGTCGACGGCGATGGCGACGGCCGCCGCGACCTGTTCGACTCCCTGCCCGACATCGTCGCAAGCGTCGCCAACTACTTCGTGGCGCACGGCTGGGAGCGCGACGGCCTGGTCACCCTGCCGGCCCGGTCCGGCCCCGATACCCGGCCCTTCGAGCGCGACGGCCTGCGCCTTAACACCACCCTGGGCGGTCTGCGCGAGCTGGGCTGGCGGGTCGACCATGAGGGGGGCGACGGGCTCGCCGCGACCCTGCTCAGGCTCGATGGCGCATCGGGCGAGGAGCACTGGGTGCTGTTCAACAATTTCTACGTGATCACCCGCTACAACCGCAGCCCGCTCTACGCGATGGCCGTGCATCAGCTGACCCAGGCCCTGGCGGCGCCGGGCGTCTCCGGGGCGCCCTGA
- the rodA gene encoding rod shape-determining protein RodA has product MSRSSSRAPAALAGGLDPWLLAGLLALAAIGLAILYGASGGNADLVLRQAARFGLGVALMLVAARLPPGLLLSWTPWLYGGAVVLLVLVALLGEGRGAHRWLDLGVVRFQPSEVAKLALPMMLAWVLHGQPLPPRWPVLIMLAVLIAVPTLLIGQQPDLGTAVLVAASGAFVVFLAGLSWRWIIAAGALAVAAAPVLWYFMHDYQRNRVRTFLDPESDPLGQGWNIIQSKIAVGSGGLHGKGWMSGTQSQLDFLPEHTTDFVFAVFAEEFGFVGVVAMLALYGFIIGRTLVIAGAARHTYGRLLAGSIALTFGIYVLINGAMVAGLLPVVGVPMPLVSYGGTSAVTLLLGFGLVLSVHRHHRQSMPGGGL; this is encoded by the coding sequence GTGAGCCGGTCGTCGTCGCGCGCCCCGGCGGCGCTCGCGGGTGGGCTCGATCCGTGGCTGTTGGCCGGCCTGCTGGCGTTGGCGGCGATCGGCCTGGCCATCCTGTACGGCGCAAGCGGCGGCAACGCCGATCTGGTGCTGCGCCAGGCGGCGCGTTTCGGCCTGGGCGTGGCGCTGATGCTGGTGGCCGCGCGCCTGCCGCCCGGCCTGCTGCTGAGCTGGACGCCGTGGCTGTATGGCGGCGCAGTGGTCCTGCTGGTGCTGGTCGCGCTGCTGGGCGAAGGGCGCGGCGCGCATCGCTGGCTGGATCTGGGGGTGGTCCGATTCCAGCCCTCGGAGGTGGCCAAGCTGGCGCTGCCGATGATGCTGGCCTGGGTGCTGCATGGCCAGCCGCTGCCGCCCCGCTGGCCGGTGCTGATCATGCTGGCGGTCCTGATCGCCGTCCCGACCCTGCTGATCGGCCAGCAGCCGGACCTGGGCACCGCCGTGCTGGTCGCCGCCAGCGGCGCGTTCGTGGTGTTCCTGGCCGGGCTTTCCTGGCGCTGGATCATCGCCGCCGGGGCCCTCGCCGTGGCCGCCGCCCCGGTGCTCTGGTACTTCATGCACGACTACCAGCGCAACCGGGTGCGGACTTTCCTGGACCCGGAGTCCGACCCGCTGGGCCAGGGCTGGAACATCATCCAGTCGAAGATCGCGGTGGGTTCCGGCGGCCTGCATGGCAAGGGCTGGATGTCGGGCACGCAGTCGCAGCTGGATTTCCTGCCCGAGCACACCACCGATTTCGTGTTCGCCGTGTTCGCCGAGGAGTTCGGTTTCGTCGGCGTGGTCGCAATGCTGGCGCTGTACGGGTTCATCATCGGCCGCACCCTGGTGATCGCCGGTGCCGCACGGCACACCTACGGCCGCCTGCTGGCCGGTTCGATCGCGCTGACCTTCGGCATCTATGTGCTGATCAACGGCGCCATGGTCGCCGGCCTGCTGCCCGTGGTCGGGGTGCCGATGCCGCTGGTCAGTTATGGCGGCACCTCGGCGGTCACACTGCTGCTGGGTTTCGGGCTGGTGCTGTCGGTGCACCGCCACCACCGCCAGTCGATGCCCGGCGGCGGCCTGTGA
- the mrdA gene encoding penicillin-binding protein 2, with amino-acid sequence MQVKDAVREGSQFRARLLQAAVLLLLALAALVARYAWLQLSRHEEYVTRSESNRIKLRPVAPARGLVYDRNGVLLADNRPAFRIEVVPERVTDLDATLSGLSALLALDDDDLQRFRTQFATSRRFQAVPLKFNLGEEEMARFAVNQHRFPGVDVVPYHSRHYVHGAMYSHIIGYVGRIDSDDQARLDARRYAGSSHTGKTGLERHYEDLLHGHAGLEHVETHAAGRPLRVVSRTPPQAGRHLFLSLDHRLQSAMVEAFEGESGAAMAVDPRTGEVLGMVSLPGFDPNPFVGGISRRAYAELVDSPDRPLFNRVVQGGYEPGSTLKPLLVVAGLDLGVVRAADRVFSTGQYQLPGHSQVYRDWRAGGHGYVDAREAISQSVNTYFYRLAVDMGIDRMAAFMGRFGFGERTGLDVIGEARGVLPSREWKQGTLRQPWYLGETVIAGIGQGYWVTTMPQLAQSMSILARRGLHAPLHLLRATQDGIDGDPIPVVQPPAAELRLADPRHWEVAVQGMVDVVHGATGTARAIGHDIPYRIAGKTGTAQRVSRREGRDPGSLARHLRNQALFVAFAPADDPAIVLVVVVEGGGSGSRAAAPVARRMLDAWWAIGQAGPP; translated from the coding sequence GTGCAGGTCAAGGATGCCGTGCGCGAAGGCAGCCAGTTCCGCGCACGACTGCTGCAGGCGGCGGTCCTGCTGTTGTTGGCCCTGGCGGCGCTGGTCGCCCGCTACGCCTGGCTGCAGCTCAGTCGTCACGAGGAATACGTCACCCGCTCGGAGAGCAACCGGATCAAGCTGCGGCCGGTCGCGCCGGCGCGCGGGCTGGTGTACGACCGGAACGGCGTGCTGCTGGCCGACAACCGGCCGGCGTTCCGCATCGAGGTGGTTCCCGAGCGGGTGACCGATCTCGATGCGACCCTGAGCGGCCTGTCCGCCCTTCTGGCGCTCGACGACGACGACCTGCAGCGCTTCCGCACCCAGTTCGCGACGTCCCGACGGTTCCAGGCGGTGCCCCTCAAGTTCAACCTGGGCGAGGAGGAGATGGCCCGCTTCGCGGTCAACCAGCACCGCTTCCCCGGCGTCGATGTCGTGCCCTACCACAGCCGGCACTATGTCCATGGCGCGATGTACTCGCACATCATCGGCTACGTCGGACGCATCGACAGCGACGACCAGGCGCGTCTGGATGCCCGGCGCTACGCAGGGTCCAGCCACACCGGAAAGACCGGGTTGGAACGGCACTACGAGGACCTCCTTCACGGCCATGCCGGTCTGGAACACGTGGAGACCCACGCCGCCGGCCGTCCCCTGCGCGTGGTCAGCCGGACGCCGCCGCAGGCAGGCCGCCACCTCTTCCTGAGCCTCGACCACCGCCTGCAGTCGGCCATGGTCGAGGCCTTCGAGGGGGAGAGCGGCGCCGCCATGGCGGTCGACCCGCGCACCGGGGAGGTCCTGGGCATGGTCAGCCTGCCCGGCTTCGACCCCAATCCCTTCGTCGGCGGCATCAGCCGCCGGGCCTATGCGGAGCTTGTCGATTCGCCCGACCGGCCGCTGTTCAACCGCGTCGTGCAGGGCGGTTACGAGCCCGGATCCACGCTCAAGCCGTTGCTGGTCGTGGCCGGTCTCGACCTCGGCGTGGTCCGCGCCGCCGACCGCGTCTTTTCGACCGGCCAGTACCAGTTGCCCGGGCACAGCCAGGTGTACCGGGACTGGCGAGCAGGTGGGCATGGGTACGTCGACGCCCGGGAGGCCATCTCGCAGTCGGTCAACACCTACTTCTACCGGCTGGCCGTCGACATGGGCATCGACCGCATGGCCGCCTTCATGGGTCGCTTCGGATTCGGCGAGCGCACCGGCCTGGACGTGATCGGCGAAGCCCGTGGCGTGCTGCCGTCCAGGGAGTGGAAGCAGGGGACCCTGCGGCAGCCCTGGTACCTGGGCGAGACCGTGATCGCCGGGATCGGCCAGGGCTACTGGGTCACCACCATGCCGCAGCTGGCCCAGTCGATGTCGATCCTGGCGCGGCGCGGTTTGCATGCACCGCTGCACCTGCTGCGCGCCACCCAGGACGGCATCGACGGCGACCCCATCCCGGTCGTGCAACCACCCGCGGCCGAGCTCCGGCTCGCCGATCCGCGACACTGGGAGGTGGCCGTCCAGGGCATGGTGGACGTCGTCCACGGCGCCACCGGAACGGCGCGGGCGATCGGCCACGACATTCCCTACCGGATCGCCGGCAAGACCGGCACCGCGCAGCGCGTCTCGCGGCGGGAAGGCCGGGATCCCGGCAGCCTGGCCCGGCACCTGCGCAACCAGGCCTTGTTCGTGGCCTTCGCCCCGGCCGACGACCCGGCCATCGTGCTGGTGGTGGTGGTCGAGGGTGGCGGCAGCGGCTCGCGCGCGGCGGCACCGGTCGCCCGGCGCATGCTCGACGCCTGGTGGGCGATCGGTCAGGCGGGTCCGCCGTGA
- the mreD gene encoding rod shape-determining protein MreD, with the protein MRMPGAGSWLLLAVLAAYLLTLLPLPGPLIHAKPFWLGLLIVWLALEQPMRGVLGLAFLVGLGADLLVGTWFGEHAFRLVVIAFIVRRFRARLRFFPLWQQTAAVAALLVNDRIVIAMLRSFASDVGVTAAYWLPALTGTLLWPLLLVLAEDLRRRLRGRA; encoded by the coding sequence ATGAGAATGCCCGGTGCCGGCTCGTGGCTGCTGCTCGCGGTTCTGGCCGCCTACCTCCTGACCCTGCTGCCGCTGCCCGGTCCGCTCATCCATGCCAAGCCGTTCTGGCTGGGACTGCTGATCGTCTGGCTGGCCCTGGAGCAGCCGATGCGCGGCGTGCTGGGCCTGGCCTTCCTTGTCGGGCTGGGTGCCGACCTGCTGGTCGGCACCTGGTTCGGCGAACACGCCTTCCGCCTGGTGGTGATCGCCTTCATCGTCCGTCGGTTCCGCGCCAGGCTGCGGTTCTTCCCGCTCTGGCAGCAGACCGCCGCCGTGGCCGCCCTGCTGGTCAACGACCGGATCGTCATCGCAATGCTGCGCAGCTTCGCCAGCGATGTCGGCGTCACGGCCGCGTACTGGCTGCCGGCACTCACCGGCACGCTGCTGTGGCCCCTGCTGCTGGTGCTGGCCGAGGACCTGCGCCGCCGTCTGCGTGGTCGCGCCTGA
- the mreC gene encoding rod shape-determining protein MreC produces the protein MAVAGDKNTLFASGQADTLRLIAYLTAAVALMVTDHHSHYLDRARASLGGLATPLYRVAQAPVEASRWLWAAASERVELKRENDALRGELLLARARLNAARIESEQNLRLRELLETGRRYRLSGRMVEVFQVDLDPSRQRVLLDGGSASGVRVGQPVIDSWGLVGQVVSTTASTASIMLLTDPEHAVPVRNARTGQRAVAYGSGRDDRIVLPTLPMNSDLQVGDELLTSGLGGRFPAGFPVAVVREVGVDENGIFARAVAEPFARLRLSSELLLLEEVALPEDGENWPLEEPEPPSGPATGAPPGDRP, from the coding sequence ATGGCCGTCGCAGGCGACAAGAACACGCTGTTCGCCAGCGGCCAGGCCGACACGCTCCGGCTGATCGCCTACCTGACCGCCGCGGTGGCCCTGATGGTCACCGACCACCACAGCCACTACCTGGATCGCGCCCGCGCATCGCTCGGCGGGCTGGCGACGCCGCTGTACCGCGTCGCCCAGGCGCCGGTCGAGGCCTCCCGGTGGCTTTGGGCGGCGGCCAGCGAGCGGGTCGAGCTCAAGCGCGAGAACGATGCGCTGCGCGGCGAACTGCTGCTGGCGCGGGCCCGGCTCAACGCCGCCCGAATAGAGAGCGAGCAGAACCTGCGCCTTCGGGAACTGCTCGAGACAGGGCGGCGATACCGCCTCAGCGGTCGCATGGTCGAAGTGTTCCAAGTCGACCTCGATCCGTCCCGGCAGCGGGTCCTGCTCGACGGCGGCAGCGCATCGGGCGTCCGCGTCGGGCAGCCCGTCATCGATTCCTGGGGGCTGGTAGGCCAGGTCGTGTCGACCACCGCCAGCACCGCCAGCATCATGCTGCTCACCGATCCGGAGCATGCCGTTCCGGTCCGCAACGCCCGGACCGGACAGCGCGCCGTGGCCTACGGGTCCGGGCGCGACGACCGTATCGTCCTGCCGACGCTTCCCATGAACAGCGATCTGCAGGTCGGCGACGAGCTGCTGACGTCCGGGCTGGGCGGCCGCTTCCCGGCCGGGTTCCCGGTGGCGGTGGTCCGTGAGGTCGGCGTGGACGAGAACGGCATTTTCGCGCGCGCGGTCGCCGAACCGTTCGCCCGGCTGCGCCTGAGCAGCGAACTGCTGCTGCTCGAGGAAGTGGCGCTGCCCGAGGACGGCGAAAACTGGCCGCTGGAAGAGCCGGAGCCGCCTTCCGGACCGGCGACCGGCGCGCCGCCGGGAGATCGGCCATGA
- a CDS encoding rod shape-determining protein: MFKTLRGFFSNDLSIDLGTANTLIYVRGQGIVLNEPSVVAIRQDRGPGGPRSVAAVGSDAKRMLGRTPGNIVTIRPLKDGVIADFTMTEQMLQTFIRKVHRSRFLRPSPRVLVCVPCGSTQVERRAIKESAEGAGARDVFLIEEPMAAAIGAGIPVAEARGSMVLDIGGGTSEVAVISLNGIVYSQSVRIGGDRFDDAIINYVRRSHGTLIGEATAERIKVEIGCAYPQSEVREIEISGRNLAEGVPRMITINSNEILEALHEPLSGIVMAVKSALEQTPPELCSDVAERGIVLTGGGALLRDLDRLISKETGLHVQVADDPLTCVARGGGRALELIDQGYGNDFFAAE, from the coding sequence ATGTTCAAGACCCTCCGCGGTTTCTTCTCGAACGACCTGTCGATCGACCTCGGCACGGCCAACACCCTGATCTACGTTCGCGGCCAGGGCATCGTGCTCAATGAGCCTTCGGTGGTGGCGATCAGGCAGGATCGCGGACCCGGCGGCCCGCGCTCCGTGGCGGCGGTCGGCAGCGACGCCAAGCGGATGCTGGGGCGCACGCCGGGCAACATCGTCACCATCCGACCGCTCAAGGACGGCGTCATCGCCGACTTCACGATGACCGAGCAGATGCTGCAGACCTTCATCCGCAAGGTGCACCGCTCGCGCTTCCTGCGGCCGAGCCCGCGCGTGCTGGTCTGCGTGCCCTGCGGATCCACCCAGGTCGAGCGCCGGGCGATCAAGGAATCCGCGGAAGGGGCGGGCGCACGCGACGTGTTCCTGATCGAGGAGCCGATGGCCGCCGCGATCGGCGCCGGCATTCCGGTGGCCGAGGCGCGCGGCTCGATGGTTCTGGACATCGGCGGCGGCACCTCGGAGGTCGCCGTGATCTCCCTCAACGGCATCGTCTACTCGCAGTCCGTGCGTATCGGTGGCGACCGCTTCGACGACGCGATCATCAACTACGTCAGGCGCAGCCACGGCACCCTGATCGGCGAAGCCACCGCCGAGCGGATCAAGGTCGAGATCGGCTGCGCCTATCCGCAGTCGGAAGTGCGCGAGATCGAGATCTCGGGACGCAACCTCGCCGAAGGCGTGCCGCGCATGATCACCATCAACAGCAACGAGATTCTCGAGGCCCTGCACGAGCCGCTTTCGGGCATCGTCATGGCCGTGAAGTCGGCGCTCGAACAGACGCCGCCGGAGTTGTGCTCCGACGTCGCGGAGCGGGGCATCGTGCTCACCGGCGGCGGCGCGTTGCTGCGCGACCTCGATCGCCTCATCTCCAAGGAGACCGGCCTGCACGTGCAGGTTGCCGACGACCCCCTCACCTGCGTTGCGCGCGGCGGTGGCCGCGCCCTGGAGCTGATCGACCAGGGTTACGGCAACGACTTCTTCGCGGCGGAGTGA